A single window of Paroedura picta isolate Pp20150507F chromosome 8, Ppicta_v3.0, whole genome shotgun sequence DNA harbors:
- the RNF7 gene encoding RING-box protein 2, with amino-acid sequence MADAEDGDEPGVPASHAGSSVSKAGGADKMFSLKKWNAVAMWSWDVECDTCAICRVQVMDACLRCQAENKQEDCVVVWGECNHSFHNCCMSLWVKQNNRCPLCQQDWVVQRIGK; translated from the exons ATGGCCGACGCGGAGGACGGAGACGAGCCGGGCGTCCCGGCTTCTCACGCGGGCTCCTCCGTCTCCAAGGCGGGCGGCGCCGACAAGATGTTCTCGCTGAAGAAGTGGAACGCCGTGGCCATGTGGAGCTGGGACGTCGAGTGCGACACCTGCGCCATCTGCCGCGTGCAGGTCATGG ATGCCTGTCTAAGATGTCAAgctgaaaacaaacaagaagattGTGTTG tggTCTGGGGAGAGTGTAATCATTCCTTCCACAATTGCTGCATGTCACTTTGGGTGAAACAGAACAATCGTTGCCCGCTCTGTCAACAGGACTGGGTAGTTCAAAGAATAGGCAAATAA